In Daphnia magna isolate NIES linkage group LG5, ASM2063170v1.1, whole genome shotgun sequence, the sequence GAACAACACGTTAAGAAATCAGCCTGACAACAATGACTCGATCGTTAGCTCATCAGTTTCGAGACGAAGAAACCAGGATCCTGATCCCGCCGCCATCATGAACGAAATTCAGCAACGCCTACGCCAAGAAATTGAGTTGAGAAGAAACGTCGAGGAACAGCTATCAAAAGCGACTACAACTATGACTCAAATGACCATCGATTCCGCAAAACTGTCGAGCGAAATTGAACGCAACGCTGAGTTTCAACGAAAAATACAGCAGCAAGCTGAGCAGATGGCGAAAGATAAAAAGAACACTGAAGAAGCCGAACTTCAATATCGAGCCCtggtggaaaaagaaaagagacagaTGAACGAAAGATACGAAAAGGCCATGGAAGCCGTCGAAAACCGAATCAAACAACTCGAAGAGCTGTCAAGGCAGGAAAAAGAAGCAGAATGTCCCGAAAAAGCTGATGCCTCCGCACACGGAGCAATCCAGAAAAAACGTGTAGACTTCAATTACCGCAACACTGAAGTAACAGTGGAAGCACCCAACATCCGACGCGAAACAAATCAGGGTCCGTCATTCTTCCGGCCAGACGCGCCTTCCTTTGAAATACCGAACCAAGGCCCGTCATTCTTTCGCCCAGACGCGTCTTCATTTGGAGTACCAAACCAAGGTCCTTCAGTCTTCCGTTCTGCCGCGCCGTCTTTTGGAGCGCAAAGCCAAGGCGCATCATACTACTGTGCCACTGCTCCGCCTTCAGATGGAGCCAATCAACGCAGttcagaaaaaaacgaaaatcgaAAAAGCCCGACAGTCGACTCGTCAAAATGGTCGTTCAACCAAACGAAATACGGGCCGGCTAACAGCAACACACCGAATCGAAAATCCGTATTCCGAATGCCGCGACTAGATCTCGACCCGTTCGATGGCGATCCGAGAAAATGGCCGACTTTCATCGCAAATTTTAAAGATCTAGTCAACGATGATCAGGCGATATCAAGCACTCAAAAAATGGCGCTCCTCCGAAGTTGTTTGAAACCAAACATACAGCAGAGTTTGGGCGATTGTCTAAACGATCCAGCTTTGTATGAAGCAGCGCTTGAAGAGCTAGAGTGTACATATGGCCATCCTCATCTCATTTCAAGAGCGTACATTAGAACAATTCTTGATCTTCCAAAAGTTCCGCATTTCAACGACTATCGAGCCCTCTTAGGATTTTCTACATCCCTGCGCGGCGCCGTTTCGTCGTTAAAAAATGGTGGCTACGAGAATGAGCTGAATTCTGGCGGCCTGCTAGAGATAATTCTCGACAAGCTTCCCGCTGACATTCAAAGCAAGTGGGGGAAGAAGATAGTTAAATCACACCCGCAACTCCTGACTCTGCAAGATTTCGTACCGTGGCTACACACTATTGTGAAAGCAGAAATGGTGGTTAAACATGCAAAAGCGTCAAATTCTCAACCAACAGAAGGGAAAACTGGAAGACAAGACCGCAAACCGGGCCGGCAAATTCACAGCAAATTTAGTTCGCCCGTCTCACCAACGATTCTATCGATATCGACTGCATCGAATTCGaactcaaaaacaaaaattcatagcACCGTTCAATTCAAGAACCTAAAAGAATGTTTGGTGTGCAACGGCAATCATAAACTCCAAGATTGCAAGAAATTCTCCGACTTCTCCGTAATCGAAAGAAGCAACCTCATCAAGAAAAATGGTTGCTGCCTCCGGTGCCTTGAAAAAGGTCATTTAGGTCGTGACTGTAGCAGCAACAAAAGTGTGGTGTCGACGAGTGTCAACACAACCATCATAGGCTCTTGCATGGCGCGCCCCGAATATTTCCGAAGCCGCTCGTTAACCCGACGAACGAAAGTCCAGCAATAGTGTCAACCAAGCGAAACGACAATGGAACTGGTGGGTCCACCGGATCGACCCATTGTTACACCTGCGCCATCCGCGAGAGGGACAGATCATGGTCCGTGCTGTTGGCTGTCGTGCCCATCACAATCTGGAACGGCAAGAAACATCTCAACACGTTTGGACTGTTGGACCCGGGCAGCGAAGCGTCTCTTATCTTAGATCATGCGGCCGACAAAATTGGATTGACCGGACAGGCCCAAACGATCCGTCTAAGAACCTTCCATGGCCAGGATCCAGATATTCCAACGCGCACCGTCAACTTCGATATTTCTCCAAGAGACGACCAATCACGATTCAAAACCATGAATGCGTTGACCGTCCCACAACTCAACTTTGCGAAGAAGAAATGTCATTGGCCCAGCGTCAAGAAAGAATGGAATCATCTAGCTGACTTAGATTTGCCAACATTCGACTCGGCCCTCGTTACCGTTATTATCGGTCGAGACATACGTGGAGCGCATCGTATTTTGGAAGAACGCTGCCACTCCGGAGACACCGGCCCAGATGCCATTTTAACGCCATTTGGATGGTGTGTAGCCGGTTCAGTGCCGTCACGAGTGTTCGAGGCCTCGGAGAGAAGACCCGGCATTTATCAGATCCATTTTCAGCCATCCGACCTGGAGTTGAGAGAAGACATCGCTAGGCTGTGGCAAACTGAAGCCTTCGGTgttcaaaaaccaactcaacCGATACTCTCCACCGAAAACCGAAAGGCGATGGACCTCCTCGAAAAATCCATCCGCCATACAGGAGAACGACAAGAAGTGGCATTAATGTGGAAGGAAGAAAACGCAGTGCTGCCAAACAACTATTCGTCGGCATTGCAGCAACTGCAACATCTTTCCAAACGTTTTAAACGGGACCCAGCTTATGGCGAAAAATATAACAAGGTGATCCAAGAATACCTGTCGCTCGGTCACGCAATTCCTGTAGATCCGTCCGACACAGGTACGCCTGGGCGTGTGTTTTATTTGCCACATCATGGTGTCACGTCCGTGAATAAGCCGGACAAGGTCCGCGTCGTATTCAACTGCTCGGCTCAACATAATGGAATCAGCCTAAACGACATGCTCCACCAAGGCCCAGATTTGTTAACCAGCCAAGTAGCAGTCCTCCTCCGCTTCCGTCAATTCCCGGTACCGATTGCCGgagatattgaaaaaatgtatCACCAGGTGCAAGTTCCGGCAAGCGATCAATCCGCTcttcgtttcctttatcaaGCGCCTGGGATCAACGAACCGATCAAAGCGTTTCAAATGACGCGACATGTTTTCGGTGCCGTCTCATCGCCGACGACATGCATCTTTGCTCTGAGAAAAACGGCCGAAGATAATCGACATCTTTATCCGACAGTTGCCGAACTCGTGCTGTCGAACACGTATGTCGACAATCTACTTTACTCTGCCGAAAACGAAGACGACGCCATTCGTGACGCCAAGGACTTCAAGGCCCTCTGTCTAGCTGGCGGATTTAATGTCGTACAATGGATGTCATCATCCCGTCGTGTTCTCTCAACAGTTGCTCCATCCGAGCTCTCTCGCCCTCATCTCGACTTCAATTCTGAGTTGCTCCCGGTCGAAAGAACACTCGGCATCTTGTTGGATTGGGAGACCGATCAGTTCATGTACAAAGTCGAGTTGAAACCAGCATCGACCATGCGTGAAGTACTCCAAGGTTTATCGAAGGTCCACGACCCTCTTGGTCTCATTGCCCCCGCCATTTTGCCAGCCCGAATCTTAATGCAAGATATATGGCACAGCCGGTGCGGATGGGACGACGTGCTGGATCAAGATCTCCAAAATATTTGGACAAATTGGACCAACGAGCTAAAACTTCTCGAAGCACTCCGCATTCCGCGCTGCATCCGCCGCGTAACCAAACCCGATCATCTAGAGCTTCATGCTTTTAGTGATGCCAGCGAAAATGGCTTCGGTGCTTGTGTATATCTCCGATGTTCATATCCGAACGAAAAAATCAGTGTCGCCTTAGTGATCGGAAAGGCAAGAGTGGCACCGTTAAAACAGTTATCAATCCCGCGACTCGAACTCCAAGGAGCTGTTTTAGCCGCTAGACTCGTCAGCACAGTCCGACAAGAAATGAACTTGAAGGACGTTCCAAAAACATATTGGACCGACTCACAAACCGTTCTTCAGTGGATTCATTCAACGTCCTGTCGCTATCACGCTTTTGTAGCTCACCGAATCACCGAAATTGTCGACCAGTCAGTGGCAAAAGAGTGGCGGCATATCCCAGGGGAGCTGAATCCGGCAGACGACGCTTCGCGTGGAATACCAGCGTCATCCTTAAATCCGAAACACCGCTGGTTTTGTGGGCCATCATTTCTCCTGATGTCCCGCGAAAGCTGGCCAGCGCCTGAACAAATATCAGAGCCCAGCTCCGATGATCCAGAAGTTGCCCCGTCACGCTGGGTGGGATCAATTTCAAACGAACCCATTCACCCGTTCATCCGCATCGCTGAACGTGTATCAACGTTGGAAAAATTCAAGTCCTCAGTTGGCTGGCTCCGACGTTTCGCGCGAAATTAttcgttaaaagaaaaaccaaaaacaacgCTTCGTTTCTTATCCGTGCCCGAGCTCCGCAGGGCAATGACGTTCGCTTTTCGCATCGACCAACAACATTATTTCGCCCGCGAGTTGGAATTTCTCCGCAAAAGGCGTCCATTGCCAGTCGATTCAAAACTGGTTCACCATACCCCCTTCCTCGACGTCAATTCCGTCATGAGAGTCGGTGGTCGATTAGATAGGAGCGCATTCAACGAAGACATCAAGCATCCTATCATCCTCCATCACGAGAGTCAATTGGCTCGATTGGTTATCCAAGAGCGACACATTTATCTCGAACATTCGCGACCTGATCGCACGCTCCACGATGTCCGATCTCGATACTACATCCCGAAGCTGAGACGCATCATAAAATCCGTCGTGGGAGATTGTGCAAAATGTCGGCTGTTACGCTCGAAACCAGCTCCTCCAATTATGGCTCCGCTCCCGTCCTATCGCCTCCGCCCGTTCACGCGACCATTTTCCGGAACGGGAATAGACTACTTTGGACCAATGCCTATCACCATGCTCCGACGGTCATTGAAAAGATGGGGCGTGATGTTTACTTGTTTAACGACTCGAGCCGTCCACATCGAACTCGCCGAAACACTTTCGACCGACTCGTTTCTCCTCGCTTTCTGGCGATTCGTAAATGTGCGTGGCTGTCCTGGCGTCGTTTATAGCGACAACGGCACAAATTTAGTCGCAGGCGAAAAGGAAATCTCAGAAGGTTTGGCGCGTTTCAATCAAGAAAGAATCGGATCAAAATTGGCGAAACGCGGCATcgagtggcatttctctcctccCATCGCGCCGCATTTTGGCGGTTCATGGGAACGCCTTATTCAGTCCGCAAAATCCGCCCTACGCATCATTCTCGACGGCCGGACATCGTCCAACGAAATTCTGCAGTCCGCCTTAGTCGGGGCAGCAACGCTAATGAATGGACGTCCCCTCGAATATGTTCCAGTCGACCCGAAAGATCCCATTCCGTTGACCCCCAATCATTTTCTTCTCCTCGAAGCTAATCCGAACGAACCTCTGGACGTCCTCGATTTGTCAGAAAGACCGTCCACCAAAGGATGGAGAGCAGCCCAAGATCTCATCACTCATTTCTGGCGTAGGTGGCTCCGCGAGATCGTACCGAAACTCAATTCTCGATCAAAATGGACAGCACCGAATCGAAATATTGCTGTCAACGATATTGTCTTAATTGTTGATCCAGCCACTCGCAGAGGTGAGTGGCCGCTTGGCCGCGTACTTGAAGTCTTTCCCGATCTCAACGGCACCGTTCGCTCGGCATCCGTCGCAGTTTGGTCCGGGAAAGGCACGGAAACAAAACTTTGGACCCGAGCGGCTCATCATCTGTGCGTGCTGGAGACCGAAAAATGCGATGTTTCGGACATCCGAAACAGGGCCGGCTGTGTTACGGACGAAAATCTGACACCTCAGCGCCCTAAGGGCACCGAATTTCCTATCCCAGGACAAGGCGGACCAGACGACGGCTCAGTGGCAAAATCGACACCGTAGAGAGTTCTCCCGATCCTAGCCTTTTTTCAGAGACAATTCAATCTCGTTTTTTGGTATCGAATTATTCTTTTCATGTGAATCTCGTGCCAATACAAAGAGATAGTTTTCCTCCACACTCGATCAGCCGATCTATCGAACCGTCATTTACTCGAACCGTCATTTACCCGTAACAACCtgtaaactgaaacaattcctgtGCGTTCACTTGAGCTGGTGAAATGCATCGtaatttgcatgaattttactactcaacggtgttgtatggcaatatgtgaaatattcgtaaaatgaactatattctttataggtatgtgagtgtaaaaaggaaagcagcaaaatgattagtttaatcgaaaagcagtaccttgcctgatgcttttggtgtcaacgtccgtgcggaatcgacaagaaaaaggttcaagtagtagggctctctcatgggaaatttagctttgcgcagtggcaatatcataaccaatgagggtctcccgaggtgtgattattgctagttgaaaactttaaccaataccccgccacgatgaagtgaaacattctttgttgtcggcaatttttgacagctccaGCAGGAGCAGATTCTCTTAAAGAACGTTAACACTGTGTTCGGTTATTGTTTAGGGTTGCCTGTTTGATCAACCTTTAGTAAGCGATTGGTTAATCAATCCCACATATATCAAAGGTTGGgaaacctgaatttctgtctatagaatcgtgtttgttcaacttagcggatggatcccccccaccccaaagaaaaaaaactaaaggacttgCAGAACAAATACGTTTCGTCTCCTTTCCCAATTCAGCTTACCCACCCCGTTTGCCTTAGACTTCGTTTATGTTTCAATCAGCTTAAGTTAActcagttgaaaatcaaaagaggaaactatttttacatgagctttatacagcatgaagttttttagtgactgtttcaaatctaacagaaaatagtcgtcgcattacggttgaatatgtctgtttattgccgtgactttaccaaagtggtatgaagttgggaaatgaagaaagaccaactgatttcagttgttaatcactctggtttctaatcaatactcggataaatctttcgccttttactaaagatttccgtggttaggagcactgatgagtctatatgacttatttttcgAACGCCTGGTCTTTAGACTGGGCACCTCAaagatgaataaataaattctcgttAATAAGTCAGTAGAGGGatgaaagcaaaatattttcaatgtaattggagaataaaagaatactaagattcctccatttcatgtttatcaagaaaaggtaaattacaccgccatcttagcgatccgttgaagttggttgaaaacgcggccgagggcgcgaagcgcccgatggccgcaaactttagatgcagttcaacatataagtattcaggtccctccatttcatgcttttccaaatcattaaaattgtatgcaaacaccactgttccatacgcacaagttgaaaacgcggccgagggcgcgaagcgcccgatggccgcatagaaacttcaattgcaattcaacatttaggtattcagattattatttaGTATTAGCTTTGGGCTGTGGCAATAACAGTGAATCGTTATTGAGCTTAACGGAGCGGGTTGATATTCAGATGCAATCATGCCAATCACTTGagctttcactcttttacccAATTGCAATATTTCAGATTCAGAGATTTAGGGTGGAGCTTATTGTTGTGgcagtatttcacttttgaagTAGAAACAAACCCATTGAAACTCATACTTTccttaatagaaataaaaagaaagaggtttgACTGTTTCGTCGAGGCTAATTCATGTCGCGTACATTCACGGGCGCGATCCTACTACTGCTCGACACGGGAACTTTTGGCTGCTTAGTTTCCTTCCTGGCCCGTTTTGCTCCTCCTTAGCTAACCTGCACCCATTAAATTCCTTCAATGGGTCCATGTTGATGCCGAACTTAGTGCGGACGCCTGATCAACATGCACGGTCACGAAGTAGGAATCCTCGTCTCAAGTCATCCACACTAGCAAGCCTCCCAGAAGCAGGATTACAGATGCGTGCGACACATCCAGCTGAAGTATTAATGTCTGACGACCGATTGTATTTCTAGGATGAAGCGCGATATAAGAAATTGGCGAGTGACCCTCAacaaactgcttttaatttccaccgtgctctaaataccgtcattgtttcgccatttcagctgtttgtattgaatgaaCAAAACGCGCCGTGTCGTTGTGTAGCACTTTTCCACATAATTCACTTCTAGGAAGAACTCGTTAACAATAAAAACCACGTTATTTTACGAATAGattaattaa encodes:
- the LOC123472386 gene encoding uncharacterized protein LOC123472386 codes for the protein MATNFGKQAGPLDEICQTSDNSEFPPLSSAKQLKRERAVEKGRHTKLITKIDQHIANFGSKRELAVHRASLADQLEECIAAHGRYVEATDFNEEEDANPDEWIRKCEAITMEVYGRIDKYIRTPRSSIHSSVVNEEALNNTLRNQPDNNDSIVSSSVSRRRNQDPDPAAIMNEIQQRLRQEIELRRNVEEQLSKATTTMTQMTIDSAKLSSEIERNAEFQRKIQQQAEQMAKDKKNTEEAELQYRALVEKEKRQMNERYEKAMEAVENRIKQLEELSRQEKEAECPEKADASAHGAIQKKRVDFNYRNTEVTVEAPNIRRETNQGPSFFRPDAPSFEIPNQGPSFFRPDASSFGVPNQGPSVFRSAAPSFGAQSQGASYYCATAPPSDGANQRSSEKNENRKSPTVDSSKWSFNQTKYGPANSNTPNRKSVFRMPRLDLDPFDGDPRKWPTFIANFKDLVNDDQAISSTQKMALLRSCLKPNIQQSLGDCLNDPALYEAALEELECTYGHPHLISRAYIRTILDLPKVPHFNDYRALLGFSTSLRGAVSSLKNGGYENELNSGGLLEIILDKLPADIQSKWGKKIVKSHPQLLTLQDFVPWLHTIVKAEMVVKHAKASNSQPTEGKTGRQDRKPGRQIHSKFSSPVSPTILSISTASNSNSKTKIHSTVQFKNLKECLVCNGNHKLQDCKKFSDFSQQQKCGVDECQHNHHRLLHGAPRIFPKPLVNPTNESPAIVSTKRNDNGTGGSTGSTHCYTCAIRERDRSWSVLLAVVPITIWNGKKHLNTFGLLDPGSEASLILDHAADKIGLTGQAQTIRLRTFHGQDPDIPTRTVNFDISPRDDQSRFKTMNALTVPQLNFAKKKCHWPSVKKEWNHLADLDLPTFDSALVTVIIGRDIRGAHRILEERCHSGDTGPDAILTPFGWCVAGSVPSRVFEASERRPGIYQIHFQPSDLELREDIARLWQTEAFGVQKPTQPILSTENRKAMDLLEKSIRHTGERQEVALMWKEENAVLPNNYSSALQQLQHLSKRFKRDPAYGEKYNKVIQEYLSLGHAIPVDPSDTGTPGRVFYLPHHGVTSVNKPDKVRVVFNCSAQHNGISLNDMLHQGPDLLTSQVAVLLRFRQFPVPIAGDIEKMYHQVQVPASDQSALRFLYQAPGINEPIKAFQMTRHVFGAVSSPTTCIFALRKTAEDNRHLYPTVAELVLSNTYVDNLLYSAENEDDAIRDAKDFKALCLAGGFNVVQWMSSSRRVLSTVAPSELSRPHLDFNSELLPVERTLGILLDWETDQFMYKVELKPASTMREVLQGLSKVHDPLGLIAPAILPARILMQDIWHSRCGWDDVLDQDLQNIWTNWTNELKLLEALRIPRCIRRVTKPDHLELHAFSDASENGFGACVYLRCSYPNEKISVALVIGKARVAPLKQLSIPRLELQGAVLAARLVSTVRQEMNLKDVPKTYWTDSQTVLQWIHSTSCRYHAFVAHRITEIVDQSVAKEWRHIPGELNPADDASRGIPASSLNPKHRWFCGPSFLLMSRESWPAPEQISEPSSDDPEVAPSRWVGSISNEPIHPFIRIAERVSTLEKFKSSVGWLRRFARNYSLKEKPKTTLRFLSVPELRRAMTFAFRIDQQHYFARELEFLRKRRPLPVDSKLVHHTPFLDVNSVMRVGGRLDRSAFNEDIKHPIILHHESQLARLVIQERHIYLEHSRPDRTLHDVRSRYYIPKLRRIIKSVVGDCAKCRLLRSKPAPPIMAPLPSYRLRPFTRPFSGTGIDYFGPMPITMLRRSLKRWGVMFTCLTTRAVHIELAETLSTDSFLLAFWRFVNVRGCPGVVYSDNGTNLVAGEKEISEGLARFNQERIGSKLAKRGIEWHFSPPIAPHFGGSWERLIQSAKSALRIILDGRTSSNEILQSALVGAATLMNGRPLEYVPVDPKDPIPLTPNHFLLLEANPNEPLDVLDLSERPSTKGWRAAQDLITHFWRRWLREIVPKLNSRSKWTAPNRNIAVNDIVLIVDPATRRGEWPLGRVLEVFPDLNGTVRSASVAVWSGKGTETKLWTRAAHHLCVLETEKCDVSDIRNRAGCVTDENLTPQRPKGTEFPIPGQGGPDDGSVAKSTP